In Musa acuminata AAA Group cultivar baxijiao chromosome BXJ3-9, Cavendish_Baxijiao_AAA, whole genome shotgun sequence, a single genomic region encodes these proteins:
- the LOC135649942 gene encoding uncharacterized protein LOC135649942 encodes MPNPWKKFRAGGGGGGGGGVSRLLAELRPPERGGSLVVQTGFPTSLADLVVKNRGRLKKPSRKKKLPPSDLDSSASGPVATPVVATPSDDGARPGAAFVNRPVPVTEDGCSSSLISTETDRKRLKTGLGFLLAMMSVLVLLAIERKKLVVGITVSAFALRLLDSMSFQMLGFLKPCPEAQSRLNSVVVGGWDLEGRGVVSPIREVGISSSSDTVRSERNSVESIDLDPRREALLERRDLVGAGKACHEHDHRSKGNSKVKKLFRKFVPKKFRRRSDKKNAEELISDLSRRGASDGITEIEEEEAVNGDDDSHAVLGSGDVLSINAFNKVTDHDRKDVEFSRENLCESKSGSLHQLCFCAVVLLGLLGGKSVALVLTVSWFLFHKSIKTLWRKGTDLFV; translated from the coding sequence ATGCCGAACCCGTGGAAGAAGTTCCGGgcgggcggtggcggcggcgggggcggcggAGTGTCCCGGCTCCTCGCCGAACTCCGGCCTCCCGAGCGAGGTGGCTCGCTCGTCGTCCAGACCGGCTTCCCGACCTCCCTCGCCGACCTCGTCGTCAAGAACCGCGGCCGCTTGAAGAAGCCCTCGCGGAAGAAGAAGCTGCCTCCGTCCGACCTCGACTCCTCCGCTTCTGGTCCCGTCGCAACCCCCGTCGTAGCGACACCGTCGGACGATGGAGCTCGACCCGGCGCCGCCTTTGTAAACCGCCCCGTTCCGGTAACTGAGGATGGCTGCTCGTCGTCGCTCATTTCTACTGAGACGGATAGGAAGAGGTTAAAGACAGGGTTGGGGTTTCTTTTGGCAATGATGTCGGTTTTGGTGCTTCTGGCTATCGAAAGAAAGAAGCTTGTCGTGGGGATCACAGTCTCCGCCTTTGCACTTCGGCTGCTTGATTCCATGAGCTTTCaaatgcttggattcttgaagccGTGTCCGGAGGCACAGAGCAGATTGAATTCGGTCGTCGTCGGGGGATGGGATTTAGAAGGGAGAGGAGTGGTCTCCCCTATTAGGGAAGTTGGCATCAGTAGCTCTTCGGATACAGTAAGATCAGAAAGGAACTCGGTGGAATCGATTGATTTGGATCCGAGGAGGGAGGCTTTGTTGGAAAGGAGGGATCTTGTCGGAGCTGGGAAGGCTTGCCATGAGCATGATCATCGTTCGAAGGGTAATTCGAAGGTGAAGAAGCTTTTCAGGAAGTTCGTTCCGAAGAAATTTCGCCGACGAAGTGACAAGAAGAACGCGGAAGAGCTGATTTCTGATTTGAGTAGAAGAGGAGCCTCTGATGGCATTAcagaaatagaagaagaagaagcagtcaATGGAGATGATGATAGTCATGCAGTGCTCGGTAGTGGAGATGTTCTAAGCATCAATGCCTTCAACAAGGTGACTGATCATGATAGAAAGGATGTGGAATTTAGTCGAGAAAACTTGTGTGAATCTAAATCAGGGAGCTTGCATCAATTGTGTTTTTGTGCAGTTGTCCTTTTGGGACTTCTGGGTGGCAAGAGTGTAGCCCTTGTTCTAACCGTGTCATGGTTTCTATTTCACAAGTCAATCAAGACCCTGTGGAGGAAAGGAACGGATTTGTTTGTTTGA